A window of Pomacea canaliculata isolate SZHN2017 linkage group LG3, ASM307304v1, whole genome shotgun sequence contains these coding sequences:
- the LOC112560344 gene encoding short coiled-coil protein B-like isoform X2 produces the protein MDNIALSSDSDAGECNPAPSQSTVDKENVKNMAFSSSTISLDPDSNLDDDEEKQRLISQVLELQNTLDDLSSRVDSVKVENLKLKSENQVLGQYIENLMAASSVFQSATPKTKKK, from the exons ATGGACAATATCGCTCTGTCAAGTGACAGTGATGCAG GAGAATGTAACCCAGCTCCAAGCCAGTCAACAGTTGACAAGGAGAATGTAAAGAACATGGCCTTCAGCAGTAGTACTATCA GCCTTGACCCAGATTCCAACTTagatgacgatgaagagaaACAGCGACTCATTTCTCAAGTGCTGGAATTACAAAACACTCTTGATG ATCTGTCCTCACGAGTAGATTCAGTTAAGGTTGAAAATCTTAAACTGAAGTCTGAGAACCAGGTGCTGGGCCAGTACATTGAAAATCTCATGGCTGCCAGCAGTGTCTTTCAATCAGCTACACCTAAGACCAAGAAGAAATAG
- the LOC112560344 gene encoding short coiled-coil protein B-like isoform X1 has translation MSSQENRRSMDNIALSSDSDAGECNPAPSQSTVDKENVKNMAFSSSTISLDPDSNLDDDEEKQRLISQVLELQNTLDDLSSRVDSVKVENLKLKSENQVLGQYIENLMAASSVFQSATPKTKKK, from the exons ATGTCATCTCAGGAAAATAGAAGAAGCATGGACAATATCGCTCTGTCAAGTGACAGTGATGCAG GAGAATGTAACCCAGCTCCAAGCCAGTCAACAGTTGACAAGGAGAATGTAAAGAACATGGCCTTCAGCAGTAGTACTATCA GCCTTGACCCAGATTCCAACTTagatgacgatgaagagaaACAGCGACTCATTTCTCAAGTGCTGGAATTACAAAACACTCTTGATG ATCTGTCCTCACGAGTAGATTCAGTTAAGGTTGAAAATCTTAAACTGAAGTCTGAGAACCAGGTGCTGGGCCAGTACATTGAAAATCTCATGGCTGCCAGCAGTGTCTTTCAATCAGCTACACCTAAGACCAAGAAGAAATAG